Proteins encoded together in one Poseidonibacter antarcticus window:
- a CDS encoding recombinase family protein, protein MIIGYIRVSTEQQSMKNQKHKLLEYAQINKLVIDEFIELEISSKKSQKDRLLDNIFEKLTNGDIFICTELSRLGRNMLEILNLIEKFNELGIKLIFTNQPELSTNKNEALSSLLLAIYGYFAQTEREIISERTKQGLAAARASGKILGRPKGVKNKVRILDPFKEEIKKYLEIGLMQTNILKLINSKLEKDISLTTLRYFISTDTDLKII, encoded by the coding sequence ATGATTATTGGCTATATCAGGGTAAGTACAGAACAACAATCTATGAAAAATCAGAAACACAAGTTATTGGAATATGCTCAAATTAATAAATTAGTTATTGATGAATTTATTGAATTGGAAATTTCTTCTAAAAAAAGTCAAAAAGATAGATTACTGGATAATATATTTGAAAAGTTAACTAATGGAGATATTTTTATTTGCACAGAATTATCAAGACTAGGTAGAAATATGTTAGAGATTCTAAATTTGATTGAGAAATTTAATGAATTAGGAATAAAACTCATCTTTACAAATCAACCAGAACTATCAACCAATAAAAATGAAGCACTGTCATCTTTGCTTTTAGCAATTTATGGATATTTTGCACAAACGGAAAGAGAAATTATTTCTGAAAGAACCAAACAAGGTTTAGCTGCAGCACGAGCTAGTGGAAAAATTCTAGGAAGACCAAAAGGTGTCAAAAATAAAGTTAGAATCCTTGATCCATTTAAAGAAGAAATTAAAAAATATTTAGAAATTGGTCTAATGCAAACAAATATACTTAAGCTTATCAATTCTAAATTAGAAAAAGATATTTCACTTACAACTTTACGATATTTTATTTCAACAGATACAGATTTAAAAATAATTTAA